The DNA region TATGCCTAAAAGACCAAGACCGATCTGCATAAGGCCTGCCAGTAGGAATACAATAAGAATTGCGGGCAATGCTTTTTCTATACTGCCATCGTTTATAGCAATGATACCGGCTATGACCACCATACTTACTGCGGTCATTGGTGCGGTTGGCCCAGAAATCTGGGTGTTGGTACCGCCAAAAAGGGCTGCAAAAAAACTAATGAATATAGCACCATAGAGTCCGGCGCTAGGGCCGAGGCCTGAGCTAACACCAAAAGCTAATGCTAAGGGTAGGGCAACAATACCGGCCGTTATACCTCCAAATAAGTCTCCTTTTAAGTTTGAGAAAAGATTTTTCATAGAGTTTAGATTAATGCTATTAGTTTAAGTTTCTTTTAAATGGACTCCATCAATCTAAATGATAGATTTCCATTATGTTTTTGAGATAACCTTCAAAATCTATTTTTAAGTCTATTAATTTTCCGGTATGGACATCAAATATCCAACCGTGTACTTTTAATCCGTGGTCACGAAATGCTTTTTGTACCACGGCTGTTTTAATTAGGTTTACACATTGTTCTTTTACGTTAAGCTCTACTAACCTATCGTATTTTTTTGATTCGTCTTCAATCTGGTTGAGTTCCTCTTTATGAAGACGATACACGTCACGAATATTACGCAACCATGGGTTCAGTACACCTAGGTCTTGTGATTGCATTGCGGCTTTGACGCCGCCACAAGCATAATGACCGCAAACAATAATGTGCTTTACTTTTAAATAATCTACGGCGGACTTTACAACAGAAAGTACATTAAGATCAATGCTGATTACCATATTCGCAATGTTGCGATGCACAAAGACTTCACCTGGCTTTGCGCCCATCACTTCTTCTGCCGTAACCCTACTATCCGAACAACCAATATATAGCAATTCCGGATTTTGGCCTTCTGCCAATTGCCCAAAATAGTCCGGATCTGTTTCTAATTTTTCAGCAATCCACTTTTCATTATTTTCAAAAACAGTATCTAGGTTCATTATGTAGTTTTTTACAAAATAAAACTAAATCTAGGGCAATACTTGAAAAAAAGGCCAATGCCAACATTGACCTTTTGTGTTTTACTGATTCAGACTACTAATAAAATACGACTTCTCCGTTAGATATGTCATACATAGCACCTACAATTTTAATCTCGCCCTTGTCTTCCATCTCGGCTAAAACCGGACTCTGCTGGCGAATGTTGTCTATGGTCAAAAGGACATTCTTTTCGGAAACCTTATCTACAAATTCAAGATTTTTTGAATTTCTCAGACTTTCATCCGCGGGCTCGGTCACGGCCTCTACTGCAGGTTCTATTTTATTGATTAAAGCTGTTAGGTTCCCCAATCTTGCATGGTCACAAGCCCCTTTTACAGCACCACAACTAGTGTGGCCCAATACAACAACAAGTTTGGTACCGGCAAGTTTACAGGCAAACTCCATACTGCCCAGAATATCTTCGTTAGAGAAGTTACCGGCAATACGAATACTGAAAATATCACCTAGACCTTGGTCAAAAACCAATTCTGCTGAAACTCTAGAGTCAATACAACTTAATATAGTGGCAAAAGGCCACTGTCCTTCACTAGTATCGTTTACTTGCTCTAAAAGGTTCCTATTGGCTTTCAAGTTTTGTTGAAAACGTTGGTTGCCTTCTTTTAAAAAGGTTAATGCCTTCTCAGGAGTCATTGTTGCTTGTGTCTCCTTAGTATGTGCTTTCATATTTCTTTATTTTAATTTATGCTATTTGTAAATTGCTTTGATACTCATAATTGGTTCGTTTTTCACCGGTAATCATGAGGGTGACCCCTAGTTTTTTTGCCATATCATACATGTTTGATATGGCGGGGATACTGTGATTTTCCTTTCTTTTTCGTTCTATAAATAATAAATCTATGTTGCTCATAGAAAGATAAGTAGGGAGCGTCTTTATTGTATTTTGATTATAATCGAATACGTAATTAACGGTCTTCTGCCCTAAAAACTGAAAGGGTTGCATCTGCGTCTTAGAACTATCAATAATATTGAAAGACTTTAATGGACTGTTGGCACAGGTAAAAAGGGTTTCACTGAAAGGGGAATTATTTAATTCACCTGAGCAATTGAGCATGCCAATTCCAATTTTTTTGCCTGGCTCAATACTGTTTTGTTCCGAGACAATCATTACAGATCCTTTAAAAGTACGCAAGACAAAGTTGGTGATTCTATCATTTATTGTATTGAAAGGTTTTATTTTTTTTCTTCCTAAAACAATAACATCAGGTTCATTGTCCGATAAATATCGGGCAATTTCAGCTTTTACATTGCCAAAAGTGCTGGTATAGCTAATAGGAACCCCGTAATCCTCTGATATTGGTGATACGATGTCTCTCATTCGCTTATCGGTTAAAATATACTCACGGTTTATAGTGCGTATTGCCGATAGTTGATTGTCCTTGCCTATGATCTGGGTAGGTTTTGTCACGTTAAAAACCTCTATTTCACCATCAATCATTTGTGCCAAGCTAACCGAACTTTTAAGAAGGCTAAGCATGCTGTCCGTCAAATCTGAGAATACCGCTATTTTATGTCTGGTCCTTCTCATAGCGCTTAACTTAGACTTATTTTAGATTTAGGTCTTGTTCTGAAAAACTCACTAAAACTAGGTGGGTTTTCTATTACACCACGTTTTGATACCAATTGAATATCTATGTTTCGCTCTTTCGCTTTTACCGAAAAATCATCTAAAATTTCAATAATATCAATATCCAGGTATCTGGTTTTAAGTAAGTTTAGTTCCAAATAAGTATCCCTTGGCAAACTGTCCAGTTCTTTAAGAATTGCTCCTTTGTTAAAAAAGGTTACTTCTTCTGCAAGGGTCATTTTTATTTTGTGCTTACCATTGCTAACATCTTCAATATGAAGAAAATGTGAGTTCTGGTAACTCTTTAATAGAATAACAACAATCCCAACAGCCAATCCTAAACTAATACCAATAAGTAAATCGGTAAACACAATACCTAGAACGGTAACAATAAAAGGAACGAATTGCTTCCATCCCAATTTGTACATTGTTGCAAAAAGTGCTGGTTTTGCCAGTTTGTAGCCTACAATAAAAAGGATTGCAGCCAATACGGACAAAGGAATCATGTTTAATAAAGTTGGAATAAGAATCACGGAAATCAGCAAGAAAAAGCCATGCATAATGGTAGATAATTTTGATTTTCCACCAGATTGTATATTTGCAGAACTACGTACAATTACCTGGGTAATAGGCAAACCTCCAACTAAACCAGAAAGTATATTACCAGCACCTTGCGCAAGTAGTTCTTTGTTTGTTGGTGTTACATTCTTCTCTGGATCTAGCTTGTCAGTTGCTTCAACACACAATAGGGTCTCTAAACTTGCTACCAATGCAATGGTGAAAGCTGTAACCCAAACTGCGGGATTTGCAATAGCTGCAAAATTTGGGAAGCTAAACTGGCCTATGAACGAGGCAGCATCTTCAGGGACTGGAACTTTTACCAAATGCTCGGACGAAATTGCCAAAGCTTCACTGTTTTGAGTCAGAACGAAAAATATAATACCTACGGCAACGGCAACCAATGGCCCTTGAATCAATTGAAATATTTTTCCTTTTTTTGAAAGAACTTTATCCCACAATAATAAAATTGATAACCCAATGATAGCAACTAGAGTAGCCCCGGGGCTAATGTTATTAACTGTGTTGATGATTTCAGAAAAGGTGTTTTCTCCGTCTACTTGGAAAAAAGCCCAATCGCCTTCTGGGTCAGGGTCGTAACCAAAAAAGTGGGGAATCTGTTTTAATATGATAATAATACCAATACCGGTCAGCATTCCTTTTATCACAGAAGAAGGAAAATAATATCCAATAACTCCTGCTTTTAAAATACCAAATACAACTTGAATAATACCACCTAGAACTACGGCAACCAAGAAGTTTTCAAAACCTCCCAAAGTGCCAATAGCGGTTAAGACAATCGCTGCCAATCCGGCCGCTGGTCCACTTACACCAATTTTTGAGCCACTAAGTGCTCCTACAACTACACCGCCAATTATACCGGCTATTACACCTGAAAATAATGGTGCTCCACTGGCCAAAGCAATACCCAAACATAGGGGTAGGGCCACAAAAAATACTACGACACTTGCTGGAAGGTCGCTCTTAAAAGTTTTGAACATATAATATAATAGTTTCGTCCCCAACAAAACATCGAGGACAAGTTTTAGCTAATCGAAATAAATTTTCTGGAAAAGATTAACTTATATGTTCGGGTGGGGGTAGAAGAATCTCAAGTGTGAAATCAATAGAGCCCATTGCGTAGTAGTGACCCATGGCGGACCTTTCTAATAGGGCTATTAGTGAGAAATCAAAATAATTGTTACTGACAAATTTTTCTTCTAAAGGCGATTTTTTACCAGCTTCTTGTTGCTCCTCTTCATTAAGATTTGTTACAATAACAGGGTTGTCAACATCTAGTAAAGTAATAACGCTCGGTGCTGCAATGGCGAAGAGCCAAAGAGAAAGCAGTAGAAAACGAGCAAAAACCTTCATAAGTTGTGTATAGTAAACGCAAATATAACACCAACTATTTTATTCATCGTTAAGGAAATATTAAAAATCCTTTAATGTCTTTATGTCTTCGGATGGAATCCAACCTGTAGTTCCATCAGAAATGCGGATTTTTTTCCAGTCGTTTAGTTCTTCTATAACGTTGACTTTCGTGCCTTCATGAAGTGCAAAAGCTTCTAGACCTCTTTTGTTTGGCTCGGCCTTTACACTGGCTTCTTTAGCAAAAACAATAGCCGGCCGGTCTGCTTTAAACTCGTTATACTGCAGGAAAGCAAAAACCACGGAGGTTATCATTATTAAAAGTGAAATTATGCTAAAGATAAAAGCAAGACGTTTTCTGGAGGAGTAATTAAAGTAGTAGAACGCTATATATAATAGAACAAAAAGCACCATAAAAATGATGGAGACATAGGCCCATTGGTCAAAAGTTAAGCTGCCTATAATACTATTATAAATTTTAGAAAGTCCGGTAACCGGTATTTGGTCAATAGCATCTAGGGTCATGTTCTGGGCATAACCTAGATTGTTCTTGATTTCACTATCATTAGGTTTTAGCAAAAGTGCCTTTTCATAATAATAGATACTTGGAGCAACTTGGTTGAGCTTATAGTATGCGTTTCCCAGGTTATAATAGAGTTCCGCGGAGTGCTTGCCGTTGCTTAAAATCTCTAAATAACTATCTACTGCCTTTTGGTACTCACCCACATTATAGGCTTCAGTAGCCTTGTCAAACAACGCATTGTTCTGGGCGGAAACCGTGAAGGTTAAAAAGGAAATAAGTATGAGAAGTATGTTTTTCACTTCGTTATTTTCAATTTGAATAATTTATAACTTTTTTGTTAAAGCTGTTTGTCTAAATGCGAAATTACCTCGCTAGCTTTATCATAATCCTGTTGCATCTGTACATCCGAAAAAGGACTGTAACGTGCCATTTCACAGTTTGTAAGCAATGAAATAAAACCTTCCGTGGTAGTGCTGTCTACCTGTTTTTCATTTAAAAGAGAGGTTATTTTATCTTTACTGAATTCCGATGTCTCAATCTTAAGTTTTGCTTTTAGGTAATTGTGCAATGCCTTTTCCAATGCAATGTAAAACGCCTCTTTGTTACCCAATTCTTTTTTGGCTTTAGAGAGAAACCTCCTTGCAAGCTTATTGGCTTTTCTAACTTTGTTACCCACTACATCGCTAGCAATTGCATCGCGTTTTTTACCTAACAAAATAGCTAGGGGAATTAATAGTAACGGCAATAACAACCATAGGTAGTAAGGTGTGGTACCAAAGAAGTAGCTAGAACCAATTGGTGCTAAATTGGGATTTAATTTTAGGAAATTGAATTGGTTTCCTACTGCTACGGTTTGTTTTGTATTTGTGTTTCCGCCTGCCGAATTTCCAATGCTAGAGTTGGTAGGTCCTTCTTTAACGTTGATAACAATTTCATCCGAAGCAATGGTCTTGTACGTCTTTGCACTAGGATCAAAATAGGTGAACGATATACTAGGAATCGGATATTTGCCCTTAAAGGAGGGTACAATTGTATAGCTGTTGCTAACTTTTCCCTGAGAACCAGATAGGGTGGTGCGTACGCTCTCATTAAATTCAGGTTCATAAACCTCAAGAGAACCTGGTAAATTGGGCTCAGGTAGTTGAAAGAGTTTTAAATTTCCTTTACCAGTAACCTCAACCTTTGCCTGTAACGATTCTGAAGCGTTCAGTGCGGTTTTACTGGTAGTTACAGAAAAATCAAAGCTACCAACGGCTCCACTAAAGTTAACGGGCTTCCCTTTTTCCGGTAATGGCTTTACGTTAATAGTGCGTTTTCCGGCGGACACCGTTTTGTTGGTTTGGGAATATATGCGGCCTCCAAAGAAATCACGCTTGTTGGACGGTACATCTACAGTAACATCCAATGAAAGCGGTTCAATCTCTAATTTTCCGGATTTCTGCGGATAA from Zobellia alginiliquefaciens includes:
- a CDS encoding carbonic anhydrase; the protein is MNLDTVFENNEKWIAEKLETDPDYFGQLAEGQNPELLYIGCSDSRVTAEEVMGAKPGEVFVHRNIANMVISIDLNVLSVVKSAVDYLKVKHIIVCGHYACGGVKAAMQSQDLGVLNPWLRNIRDVYRLHKEELNQIEDESKKYDRLVELNVKEQCVNLIKTAVVQKAFRDHGLKVHGWIFDVHTGKLIDLKIDFEGYLKNIMEIYHLD
- a CDS encoding carbonic anhydrase family protein; the protein is MKAHTKETQATMTPEKALTFLKEGNQRFQQNLKANRNLLEQVNDTSEGQWPFATILSCIDSRVSAELVFDQGLGDIFSIRIAGNFSNEDILGSMEFACKLAGTKLVVVLGHTSCGAVKGACDHARLGNLTALINKIEPAVEAVTEPADESLRNSKNLEFVDKVSEKNVLLTIDNIRQQSPVLAEMEDKGEIKIVGAMYDISNGEVVFY
- a CDS encoding universal stress protein — encoded protein: MRRTRHKIAVFSDLTDSMLSLLKSSVSLAQMIDGEIEVFNVTKPTQIIGKDNQLSAIRTINREYILTDKRMRDIVSPISEDYGVPISYTSTFGNVKAEIARYLSDNEPDVIVLGRKKIKPFNTINDRITNFVLRTFKGSVMIVSEQNSIEPGKKIGIGMLNCSGELNNSPFSETLFTCANSPLKSFNIIDSSKTQMQPFQFLGQKTVNYVFDYNQNTIKTLPTYLSMSNIDLLFIERKRKENHSIPAISNMYDMAKKLGVTLMITGEKRTNYEYQSNLQIA
- a CDS encoding SulP family inorganic anion transporter, whose product is MFKTFKSDLPASVVVFFVALPLCLGIALASGAPLFSGVIAGIIGGVVVGALSGSKIGVSGPAAGLAAIVLTAIGTLGGFENFLVAVVLGGIIQVVFGILKAGVIGYYFPSSVIKGMLTGIGIIIILKQIPHFFGYDPDPEGDWAFFQVDGENTFSEIINTVNNISPGATLVAIIGLSILLLWDKVLSKKGKIFQLIQGPLVAVAVGIIFFVLTQNSEALAISSEHLVKVPVPEDAASFIGQFSFPNFAAIANPAVWVTAFTIALVASLETLLCVEATDKLDPEKNVTPTNKELLAQGAGNILSGLVGGLPITQVIVRSSANIQSGGKSKLSTIMHGFFLLISVILIPTLLNMIPLSVLAAILFIVGYKLAKPALFATMYKLGWKQFVPFIVTVLGIVFTDLLIGISLGLAVGIVVILLKSYQNSHFLHIEDVSNGKHKIKMTLAEEVTFFNKGAILKELDSLPRDTYLELNLLKTRYLDIDIIEILDDFSVKAKERNIDIQLVSKRGVIENPPSFSEFFRTRPKSKISLS
- a CDS encoding tetratricopeptide repeat protein; amino-acid sequence: MKNILLILISFLTFTVSAQNNALFDKATEAYNVGEYQKAVDSYLEILSNGKHSAELYYNLGNAYYKLNQVAPSIYYYEKALLLKPNDSEIKNNLGYAQNMTLDAIDQIPVTGLSKIYNSIIGSLTFDQWAYVSIIFMVLFVLLYIAFYYFNYSSRKRLAFIFSIISLLIMITSVVFAFLQYNEFKADRPAIVFAKEASVKAEPNKRGLEAFALHEGTKVNVIEELNDWKKIRISDGTTGWIPSEDIKTLKDF
- a CDS encoding BatD family protein; protein product: MVKSTIHKTLVALLPILLLVFSVNAQDDASITFEMKLSKDKLGINERLRVDFTMNKDGDNFSPPDFEGFRVLMGPSQSISSSWINGVRSYSKTYSYTLAPTTRGNMTIKQATIVIDGKTYKSLAKKVEVTAAVDKPSDQMTADDVADESLHLVAEVSKTDPYLNEGLSVVYKLYVSPSISVSNYQPLDNPKYNNFWSQDIPVSRPVAENGTYKGKPYRYVVLKRVVLYPQKSGKLEIEPLSLDVTVDVPSNKRDFFGGRIYSQTNKTVSAGKRTINVKPLPEKGKPVNFSGAVGSFDFSVTTSKTALNASESLQAKVEVTGKGNLKLFQLPEPNLPGSLEVYEPEFNESVRTTLSGSQGKVSNSYTIVPSFKGKYPIPSISFTYFDPSAKTYKTIASDEIVINVKEGPTNSSIGNSAGGNTNTKQTVAVGNQFNFLKLNPNLAPIGSSYFFGTTPYYLWLLLPLLLIPLAILLGKKRDAIASDVVGNKVRKANKLARRFLSKAKKELGNKEAFYIALEKALHNYLKAKLKIETSEFSKDKITSLLNEKQVDSTTTEGFISLLTNCEMARYSPFSDVQMQQDYDKASEVISHLDKQL